From Orenia metallireducens:
GAAGACTCGCCATAATATTAGAGCTTTAGTAAACTGTATTCAAAAAAGAGTTAGTGAAGCAGCTAAACCTTATATTCATTTTACAACTACCTCTTTTGATATAGTAGATACAGCTAACTCTTTAAGATATAAGGAGACTGCTGAAAAACTAATCGTACCTACCTTAAAGAAGCTAGAGAAGGTCTTAATGGAGATTGCTTTAAGAGAGAAGGATACAGTTCAAGTTGGTAGAACCCATGGGCAGCATGCGGTACCTGTTACCTTTGGATTTGCAGTAGCGGAGTATGTGAGTCGTTTTGGTAATAAGATTCAGTCAGTAGAAGAGAGTGCAAAGAATTTAAGAGGAAAGATATCTGGAGCGGTAGGTGCTTATAATGCTAGTCATTTATTCTTTGACAACCCTGAAGAGTTCGAAGCTGATGTTTTAGCAGAGTTGGGATTAGAAGCAAGTACTCATTCTACTCAAATTGTAGAACCAGAGTATATCACAGATTTTGTCCATTCTTTAATAGCTTGTTTTGGAGTATTAGCAAGTTTTAGTGATGATATGCGTCATTTACAACGTTCAGAGATCGGTGAGGTTGGTGAACATTTCGGTAAAGATCAGGTTGGTTCTTCAACTATGCCACACAAAAGAAACCCTATCAATTATGAGAATGTTAAGAGTATGTGGAAAGCCTTTATGCCACACATGGTAACAGTTTATCAAGATC
This genomic window contains:
- the purB gene encoding adenylosuccinate lyase; amino-acid sequence: MISRSIFDNISPLDHRYSMRSEEFEEYSRYLSERAKIRYQSEVELALVKALAKNGICSDEVVKEVEQAIIELSPEEVYAEEKKTRHNIRALVNCIQKRVSEAAKPYIHFTTTSFDIVDTANSLRYKETAEKLIVPTLKKLEKVLMEIALREKDTVQVGRTHGQHAVPVTFGFAVAEYVSRFGNKIQSVEESAKNLRGKISGAVGAYNASHLFFDNPEEFEADVLAELGLEASTHSTQIVEPEYITDFVHSLIACFGVLASFSDDMRHLQRSEIGEVGEHFGKDQVGSSTMPHKRNPINYENVKSMWKAFMPHMVTVYQDQLSEHQRDLTNSASSRFIPEIIVGLLSSVNRLIRVCEKLVVDHKNIKKNFEMNKEMIVAEPLYILLASYGHPDAHEVVRKLTLESQQTGETLRDLIQKSDELKPYWEKLTDKQVELLINPEKYTGIASEKVVKVVDYWSSKLNIDLD